A stretch of Anaeromyxobacter dehalogenans 2CP-1 DNA encodes these proteins:
- a CDS encoding head GIN domain-containing protein, which yields MRLAVAAALAALTAPLSAVAVDGDGHVVHQRREVPAFQSIQLAGSLDLEVKVGPARSVVVVADENLQPEIVTEVRGGTLTIRNERDLRSYRGPRVEVTVPALERLALAGSGNASVDGARGDQVLSLSGSGHLRWTGTAGKLRVELAGSGSAELDGRADRLEAAVKGSGEILGRRLAAHDAAVQISGSGDAEVTLAGGALRASVAGSGDVRWWGEGRVEQAAVAGSGRITRG from the coding sequence ATGCGCCTCGCCGTCGCCGCCGCCCTCGCTGCCCTGACCGCCCCCCTCTCCGCCGTCGCCGTGGACGGCGACGGGCACGTGGTGCACCAGCGCCGGGAGGTCCCGGCCTTCCAGTCCATCCAGCTCGCCGGCTCGCTCGACCTCGAGGTGAAGGTCGGGCCGGCCCGGTCGGTCGTGGTCGTGGCCGACGAGAACCTGCAGCCGGAGATCGTCACCGAGGTCCGGGGTGGCACGCTCACCATCCGCAACGAGCGCGACCTCCGCTCGTACCGCGGGCCGCGCGTCGAGGTCACCGTCCCCGCGCTCGAGCGGCTCGCGCTCGCCGGCTCCGGCAACGCCTCGGTCGACGGCGCGCGCGGCGACCAGGTGCTCTCCCTGAGCGGCTCCGGCCACCTGCGCTGGACCGGCACCGCCGGGAAGCTCCGGGTGGAGCTCGCCGGCTCCGGCTCCGCGGAGCTGGACGGGCGCGCCGATCGGCTGGAGGCCGCGGTGAAGGGCTCGGGCGAGATCCTGGGCCGCCGGCTCGCGGCCCACGACGCGGCGGTGCAGATCTCCGGCTCGGGCGACGCCGAGGTGACCCTGGCCGGCGGCGCGCTCCGCGCGTCGGTCGCCGGCTCCGGCGACGTGCGCTGGTGGGGCGAGGGCCGGGTGGAGCAGGCCGCCGTGGCCGGCTCCGGGCGCATCACCCGCGGGTGA